The window CCATGCTCCATCTTTGAATTTACAAGCGCCATCTACATGCTCAATTCGAGCACTAGGTGGTGCATCAGATCCAATAGTCTTTCTTTCTAACAAGATTTCAGGATTGTCTTCTTGAAGAGATCTCAGGATTGAGCAAATGGTTGTCTTTCCCAAACCGTTAGGTCCAAAAATCAAGTTGTATTTTTTAAGCTGAAGATCCCCCCTCGCCTCATATGCATGAAACTTCCCAACATTACGAATGAAATGGATTTTTTTCAGCATGATATTCCCTCTTCAACAACCTGTGAGGCATCTTGGATAATATGAAGTATCTAAATTTGTGTAGGGCAACATAAAAACTTTATGTTCAGAGAGGCTTTGGAACTTTTACGACAGTAAAAGCATGTCGCTTAATTGCGCAATTAAGCGGTGAGCGCAGCGAGCGAAACGTGCAAAGCCGAGCGACTACACAAAACATCTGTTCTTAAACTTGGTCTTGTGCCAAGTAAGCATCTCAATAAAGATTCTAAAAGAATGACGAATACGAACCATCATCAGATGGTGAGCATCTGGAAAGACAATGAACCGGCGTCATAATCCAGCCAAGAGCTGCCAAATACTGACTTATTGGTAGGGGATATTACTGAATTATCAGCCCCCTCCCCTGAAGCATCAAACTTTTATACCATATTAAAATTCTTAACTTTTTTCCATAACTAAATACCTAAATAAGACCTCGGTCAGCTAAGGAAACATATCCATCAGTTCCTACGATGACTGAATCCAAAAGTCTGATACCAATAAGCTCACAACATTCCTTTAGTCTGGATGACAGCTCTAGATCCTCACTGCTCGGTTCTGGATTTCCACTTGGATGGTTATGCAGTACCAGGATAGCTGCAGCAGAGCTTAAGAGTGTCGACTTCAAGACCTCACGTGGATGCACAACTGCAGCACTCAAAGATCCGGTACTTACCCTGTCAATACAGAGGATCTTGTTCTTGGAATCAAGGTGGATTGCAATGAAGTGCTCCTTCGTCTCTTTAGTCAGAAAACCGAACAGATGATATACGTCAGCAGATGACTTGATGGTTTTCTTCCTGAGGTACTCAGGTAGTGCTTCTTCTTTGATGACAAGGTTCTCGAATACTGGGCGTATCACCTTAAGCCGTATAGTCTTATTGGTCGTAATAGTATCTATTGTGAATGTCATAGTATTGCTCCTTTTCAGCAAAAGAAAAGAGGCCATGTCTTAATGACAAAGCCTCTTACGCATAGTGAATATATTGTTTAGGTATTATTGGTTAACTACTTGTTTCTCTGTTTCTTTCTTTTCAACCAACTCTGTCAGATAAGAGTAAGCTCGTTCAGCCGTAGAAGCTGCAGACCAAAGCACGGAGGGATTCTCCTTCAGCACTGATATCCACTCCCCCAGATACTCAGCGTGTTGTATTTTCTCCAGTGGAACATGAAGATGTGAACACAGGAAAGCAGAGCCTATCTCTGCGACCAGCTCAGCATAACAATACTGACGATCACCAAAACTCTCTCCTTGAGGCACGTTCAGCCTCTTCTCTCCCATAGCCCAATGATTCAGTTCATGCAGGATAGTTCCCGCCCATTCTTCACCACTGACAAACTCTTCAACTTTAGGCATCTGGATATAGTCGTGTTTGATGTGATATGCAGGTGTACATTTAGGACGGATAGAGATACGTGCACCAGTATTGCGAACGAATTCATCAACCATGGGATTCTTGTCTTTTGGATTGATTGCTTT of the Deltaproteobacteria bacterium IMCC39524 genome contains:
- a CDS encoding JAB domain-containing protein, yielding MTFTIDTITTNKTIRLKVIRPVFENLVIKEEALPEYLRKKTIKSSADVYHLFGFLTKETKEHFIAIHLDSKNKILCIDRVSTGSLSAAVVHPREVLKSTLLSSAAAILVLHNHPSGNPEPSSEDLELSSRLKECCELIGIRLLDSVIVGTDGYVSLADRGLI
- a CDS encoding zincin-like metallopeptidase domain-containing protein, encoding MSNFVQNKLNGIVQGFIDELEKGTAPWIKPYEGGDVMSLPKNRYSRRRYKGLNTLILWDAMNRNGWSEPYFITYKQCQMFEGAHVKAGEKGTTVIYWGPKDGDEEQVDTETGEIKPTFIRRCYTVFNIEQCKGIDAPPKSSYKKAINPKDKNPMVDEFVRNTGARISIRPKCTPAYHIKHDYIQMPKVEEFVSGEEWAGTILHELNHWAMGEKRLNVPQGESFGDRQYCYAELVAEIGSAFLCSHLHVPLEKIQHAEYLGEWISVLKENPSVLWSAASTAERAYSYLTELVEKKETEKQVVNQ